A genomic stretch from Pomacea canaliculata isolate SZHN2017 linkage group LG2, ASM307304v1, whole genome shotgun sequence includes:
- the LOC112557712 gene encoding uncharacterized protein LOC112557712 isoform X3, with amino-acid sequence MVAFPLPCNSQSPRATKLEKADILEMTVDYIKKVADKREGSARDGGGSKNCAPFVDGVRRCLEEVDTFLENQLDIKPEVRHKLSSHCRQQLCSLDVTVRSTSHEASSPSSPEVSSEKVVAMETSAEPADTKEPSLKALAEAEDSKTVLSPAHAQSATAYVAPFHYSTTVSPPEDGAAIPDSKKTGCEDVGLRFAGPLKLICGGNVFIVVDPQTQAKGQADSVRPTVATTTTSTATNTHYIYNPVSLLTPPPFTFLSTLPHTTVAPSHGQHSAHVTCSSGGGKVASFPIENSFAHVRQGTSPQGGSSPGVSSSAASDVNNNNILEVRQSLTTMWRPW; translated from the exons ATGGTCGCCTTTCCTCTACCATGCAACTCACAG TCACCGCGAGCGACGAAACTAGAGAAAGCAGACATCCTGGAAATGACTGTAGACTACATCAAGAAGGTGGCCGATAAAAGAGAAG GTTCAGCACGTGACGGAGGAGGAAGCAAGAACTGCGCTCCATTTGTCGATGGTGTCCGCCGGTGTCTCGAAGAAGTCGACACTTTTCTCGAGAACCAATTGGACATAAAGCCGGAAGTACGTCACAAGCTATCGTCTCACTGCCGCCAACAACTGTGCAGCCTTGACGTCACCGTTAGGTCCACGTCACATGAAGCATCTTCACCCTCGTCACCGGAAGTCAGCAGTGAAAAAGTCGTCGCGATGGAGACGAGCGCCGAACCGGCTGACACCAAGGAACCCTCTCTGAAAGCTTTGGCCGAAGCGGAAGACTCCAAGACAGTGCTGAGccccgcgcatgcgcagtctgCCACAGCTTACGTGGCACCATTTCATTACTCGACGACTGTCTCTCCTCCCGAGGATGGCGCGGCGATACCAGACAGCAAGAAGACTGGTTGTGAAGATGTCGGACTGCGGTTCGCGGGGCCGCTGAAACTCATCTGCGGGGGGAACGTGTTCATTGTTGTGGATCCACAGACGCAGGCCAAAGGTCAGGCGGACAGCGTGCGACCCACAgtcgccaccaccaccaccagtacCGCCACCAACACCCACTACATCTACAACCCCGTCAGTCTTCTCACCCCACCGCCTTTCACCTTCCTATCGACCCTCCCGCACACAACAGTGGCGCCCTCCCACGGACAGCACTCTGCCCACGTGACCTGCAGTTCTGGTGGAGGAAAAGTTGCGTCATTTCCGATCGAGAACTCTTTTGCGCATGTGCGCCAGGGAACTTCACCCCAAGGTGGGTCTTCGCCAGGTGTGTCCTCCAGTGCTGCGAGTGatgtgaacaacaacaacatacttGAGGTGCGACAGTCTCTGACCACCATGTGGAGGCCGTGGTAA
- the LOC112557474 gene encoding ATP-dependent RNA helicase DDX19A-like: protein MMEDWGALVDKQEKTLVDKVGTLTIQQGHLPLGDESTLSAAAVSVTPSNDTSASEDEKEVSKEDQSLLQKLLRSKLVQAKTDIEILRKDPNSPLHSVKSFEALKLKPELLKGVYAMGFNAPSKIQETALPALLAEPPVNMIAQSQSGTGKTAAFVLTMLSRVDISQNYPQCLCLAPTYELALQIGEVTEKMAKFMEDLKIRYAVRGGERVTRDEQLTEHIIIGTPGTVMDWGLKLRAIRLEKIKVFVLDEADVMISMQGHQDQSTRIQKKLSSSCQMLLFSATYDQTVMQFAQKIIPGDPVIIRLRREEESLDNIKQYYIECNSKEEKFQALCNIYGTISIGQAMIFCHTKKTASWLAEKMTAEHHTVGLLSGELTIEQRAAIIKRFRDGKEKVLITTNVSARGIDVEMVTVVVNFDLPVTLDYKPDCETYLHRIGRTGRFGKSGLAVNMVDGPRSMAILKAIEKHFGRKIERLDADDLDEIEKIAS, encoded by the exons atgATGGAGGATTGGGGAGCGCTTGTGGATAAACAGGAAAAGACCTTGGTAGACAAG GTTGGTACCCTTACAATTCAGCAAGGTCACTTGCCATTAGGGGATGAATCAACCCTCAGTGCTGCAGCAGTTAGTGTAACACCATCAAATGACACCAGTGCTTCTGAAGatgaaaaag AAGTTTCGAAGGAGGACCAGTCACTGCTGCAGAAACTTCTGCGGTCTAAACTTGTGCAAGCTAAAACAGACATCGAAATTCTACGAAAAGATCCCAACTCCCCACTTCACTCCGTTAAATCCTTTGAAGCTCTTAAACT tAAACCAGAGCTTTTAAAAGGTGTCTATGCTATGGGCTTCAATGCTCCTTCTAAAATTCAAGAGACAGCATTGCCAGCGCTACTTGCAGAACC ACCTGTAAATATGATCGCTCAGAGTCAGAGTGGAACTGGGAAAACTGCTGCCTTTGTATTGACCATGCTGAGTCGTGTAGATATCAGTCAAAATTACCCACAG TGCTTGTGTCTGGCCCCAACATATGAGCTGGCTTTGCAAATAGGAGAGGTGACAGAAAAAATGGCAAAGTTTATGGAGGATCTGAAGATCCGTTATGCAGTGAGAGGAGGGGAGCGGG TTACACGAGATGAGCAGTTAACAGAACACATTATAATTGGCACGCCAGGCACTGTCATGGACTGGGGCTTAAAGTTACGAGCCATTAGACTAGAGAAAATCAAGGTGTTTGTATTAGACGAAGCTGACGTCATGATTTCCATGCAGGGTCATCAGGACCAGTCAACACGTATTCAGAA aaagctAAGTAGTAGCTGTCAGATGCTACTTTTCTCTGCAACATATGATCAGACTGTGATGCAGTTTGCACAGAAAATTATTCCAGGGGACCCAGTCATCATCCGACTGCGTCGAGAGGAAGAATCTCTTGACAACATTAAGCAGTATTACATCGAGTGCAACAGCAAGGAGGAGAAGTTCCAGGCTCTGTGCAATATATACGGTACCATCTCTATCGGCCAGGCTATGATCTTCTGTCAT acaaagaaaacagccTCTTGGCTGGCTGAAAAAATGACAGCAGAGCACCACACGGTTGGGCTGCTGAGTGGAGAGTTGACCATTGAACAGAGGGCAGCAATTATAAAGCGTTTCCGTGATGGCAAAGAGAAAGTACTCATCACCACCAATGTCTCAGCTAGAG GCATTGATGTGGAAATGGTCACAGTGGTAGTGAATTTTGATCTGCCTGTGACTCTGGACTATAAACCAGACTGCGAGACATATTTGCATCGAATTGGTCGTACAGGGCGGTTTGGGAAGAGTGGACTGGCAGTCAATATGGTAGATGGACCACGATCCATGGCTATCCTCAAGGCAATTGAAAAGCACTTTG GACGCAAGATTGAGAGATTAGATGCTGATGACCTAGATGAAATTGAAAAAATTGCCAGCTGA